The region GAGTTTATTTGTCTTGTTTAGTGATGCGAATCACAGAAAGGCGGTCGGGGGAAGGGGGTGCGGGCATGGGCGGCCGGCCCGGCACGAAAAAAGGCACCCGAAACGTTCCGGGTGCCCCTGGCGGGTGCAGTGGCAGGCGTCTGCTCAGGCCACGTCCTGCTCCTCGTACTCCTTGAGTTTGCGGTAGAGCGTGGCCAGGCCGATGTTCAGCTCGCTGGCGGCCTGGGCCTTGTTGTCTCCCACCACCCGCAGGACGCCCAGGATATAGTCACGCTGGATCTCCTCCAGGGGGCGGATGGTTTTCCCGGTCAGCACCGGTTTCAGCGACATGGCCCGCAACTCGCACGGCAGGTCGTCCGTGTCGATCTGGCTGTCCTGGCACATGACCACGGCGTACTCCACGGCGTTCTGCAACTCCCGCACGTTGCCCGGCCAGTCGTAGCGGAGCAACTGGTCGGCGGCGTTGGGGGTGAACCCGGTGATGGTGCGCCCCTGGCCGTGGGTGGTCTTGTTGAGAAAGAAGCGGGCCAGGGGGAGGATGTCCTCGTGGCGTTCCCGCAGGGGGGGGACCTGCAACTCGATCACCCGCAGGCGGTAGTACAGGTCCTGGCGGAAGCGGCCGGCGGTGATCTCGTCCGTCAGGTTGCGGTTGGTGGCCGCCACGATCCGCACGTTGACGGGGCGGGACTTGTTCTCGCCCACCCGCCGCACCTCGCGCTCCTGCAGGGCGCGCAGCAGCTTGACCTGCATGGCCGGCGACACCTCGCCGATCTCGTCCAGGAAGAGGGTCCCCCCGGCGGCCGCCTCGAAGAGCCCCTGCCGGTCCCGGTCCGCGCCGGTGAAGGAGCCCTTGGCGTGGCCGAACAGTTCGCTCTCCAGGAGGGTCTCGGTGAGGGCGCCGCAGTTTACGGCCACGAAGGGGCGGGTGGCGCGGCCGGACTGGTCGTGGATGGCGCGGGCCATGCGCTCCTTGCCCACGCCGCTCTCGCCGGTCACCAGCACCGAGGAATCCACCCGGGCGGCCCGCCGGGCGATCTCCACCGTGGTGCGCATGGTCTCGCTGCGGGCCATGACCAGTTGCGAGGAGTCGTCGGACCCCTCCAGGAAGGCCAACTGCTTCTGCCGCTTTTTCAGTTTGTTTTCCGTGCAGCGGAGCTTGTCGCTCAACTCCTTCAGCAGCGCCGGGGTGGCGCCGGTCCGGTAATAGATCAGATAGGGCTCGATCTCCGGCCCCCAACTCTCCTTGAAGCGCGCCGTGACGTGGCAGGTGGCGTCCCCCCTGGCGCGGCATTTGTCCTCGACGAAGATAACCTCCCGCCCCTCGGCGTACGAGAGAAAACCGCTGGCAAAGGCCGCCTCGGTCCAGCAGACCGGTTCGTCGGACTGGCCGATGTGCAGCAGGTGCTGCTCCGCCTCGTAGCACTCGCTCCAGGTGGAGTCGATGAGCGGCTTGCCGTCCTTCCCGTCACTGCGCAGGTTGTGCACGACCTTGTTCATGCCGGTCAGGGAATGGAACTTGGCCGCGGCGTAGCCCTTCGACTCCGCCCAGGTCTCGGGCATGGTCGCCTGGATGTTCATGGCCGTGCGCCAGCCGTTGGCATAGCCGAAGCGGGTGAGGATGCCGCGTGCGGCGAACATACCCACGCTTTCGATCAGTTCCTTGCGGAGCAGCCCCAGGGCAAAGGCACTGAAAAACAGCGCCCGCTCTCCCAAAAGCTCGATGGCCCCACCTTCGGGATTGAAGGAGAGCAGTTCGCGCAAGTCTAATTCTTCAAGTTTCATCGTACCTCCTGTCGCTCGCCGAACGCCGGCCCGTTGCCGGCGGCAGAAGCCACAACACGTTACCAGTAACAGGGCAAACCGCCCACGCGGGCGGCATCACAATCCGGCAATCAAAAAAATGAGGGCGGCGACTATCTCGTTTCGATGCTCGCTGAGGGAGCAGACCTTCTCGCCCAGGCGGTCGGCCATGATGCCGACCAACTCGGCGCTCGACATGATCACATCGGTTCGTTGGATGGAGAACTGGGGGTTCAGATGTTCGGCGGCCTTGCCCATGGAGGTAAGGGAGATGAGGGGGGCAACCACCCGTGTTGCCAGGTTGTCCAGCAGGTCGGTCTGCACGTCGAGCAGATAGGGGACCGTACGCTTGGTTTCGGGATCGGGATTCATGTACACATCGAACTGGGCCATCAGAATTGCCGCAATCCGTCGTTGAACACGCCGCCGGTCGCGACGCGGCGATTATATTCGTCCAGCGCCTCCCGGTTCTCCTCCTGCCAGTCCCGCCGTTTCTCGTCGCGCAATATCTCCACCAAGCGCAGCTCCAATGCTCGGGAGAGGTTGATGTGGCGTTCTTTGGCCTGTTGGAGAAGGTCTGCGTTGATGCTGACGTTGGTGGGTTTTTTGGGTGCGCTGGCGTCAAAAAAATCAGGTTGCATGACCTTCTCCCCTACGCATGGTCTATGCGCATAAGGTATAACTTCCGGGCGGATATTGCAAGATGTTTCAGATCATTTTGATAAAGACGACAAATAGTTACCGACTATCGTCGCAACTTTGGCCGGTTGGCTGCTTTTGTATTTACCTATTAATGAATATGAGGCATGTGTACTTATCCTGTTTACATTATGACGATGCGTACTGATTCCTGCTACTTGTTTGCCGGTAAAACAGCGGGTTATCTGAAATATATTTCTGTAAACAGAATAGTATAACAACTCGCCGCCATGCTAATGAGTATTGTCCTTTTAAAATGGGGAAATAGTATGAAATTGGTTCGGGGTGCGGTCCGGCAGGGATGGAGCGCCCGTAAAATGTGAAAATAATATGGATTTACAGCGGGATTGAAAACGGGCATAGTATTCAATTCGCCCGCTGCGGTATAATGCCGGTACGCGGCACCGGAGATTACGCTGGGAACGCCGTACACGTACGCAAGGACCCCGGACACGCACCATGCAGCCCTATCCCTACATCATAACCATCTCCTCGGAAAAGGGAGGGGTCGGCAAGACCACCCTGGCCTGCAACCTGGCCGTGTACCTGCGGGCCCTGCGGGAGAGTCTGCCGGTCACCGTCCTCTCCTTCGACAACCACTTCACCATCGACCGCATGTTCGGGCTTGAAGGGCAGAAGGTGCGCGGCACGGTCCGCGAGATGCTGGAGGGGGAGCCGGCCGGCGCCCTGGCCCACACCGGCCAGTACGGGATCGACTATATCCCGTCCTCCACCGCCGAACGGCTCAGCCCCCTGCTGGAGCGCTTCCAGGACCCCTGGACCCTGGCCGGCCTCCTGGGCGAATCCGTGCTGCCCGGGGTCGTGATCATCGACACGCGCCCCGACCTGAACGCCCTGACCCGCAACGCCCTCTTCGCTGCCGATCAGGTGCTGGTGCCGGTCAAGGACATGGCCAGCCTGGAAAACTGCAAGAACATCATCGCCCTGG is a window of Geobacter sp. FeAm09 DNA encoding:
- a CDS encoding sigma-54-dependent Fis family transcriptional regulator — translated: MKLEELDLRELLSFNPEGGAIELLGERALFFSAFALGLLRKELIESVGMFAARGILTRFGYANGWRTAMNIQATMPETWAESKGYAAAKFHSLTGMNKVVHNLRSDGKDGKPLIDSTWSECYEAEQHLLHIGQSDEPVCWTEAAFASGFLSYAEGREVIFVEDKCRARGDATCHVTARFKESWGPEIEPYLIYYRTGATPALLKELSDKLRCTENKLKKRQKQLAFLEGSDDSSQLVMARSETMRTTVEIARRAARVDSSVLVTGESGVGKERMARAIHDQSGRATRPFVAVNCGALTETLLESELFGHAKGSFTGADRDRQGLFEAAAGGTLFLDEIGEVSPAMQVKLLRALQEREVRRVGENKSRPVNVRIVAATNRNLTDEITAGRFRQDLYYRLRVIELQVPPLRERHEDILPLARFFLNKTTHGQGRTITGFTPNAADQLLRYDWPGNVRELQNAVEYAVVMCQDSQIDTDDLPCELRAMSLKPVLTGKTIRPLEEIQRDYILGVLRVVGDNKAQAASELNIGLATLYRKLKEYEEQDVA
- a CDS encoding CcdB family protein translates to MAQFDVYMNPDPETKRTVPYLLDVQTDLLDNLATRVVAPLISLTSMGKAAEHLNPQFSIQRTDVIMSSAELVGIMADRLGEKVCSLSEHRNEIVAALIFLIAGL
- a CDS encoding type II toxin-antitoxin system CcdA family antitoxin is translated as MQPDFFDASAPKKPTNVSINADLLQQAKERHINLSRALELRLVEILRDEKRRDWQEENREALDEYNRRVATGGVFNDGLRQF